In one Culex quinquefasciatus strain JHB chromosome 2, VPISU_Cqui_1.0_pri_paternal, whole genome shotgun sequence genomic region, the following are encoded:
- the LOC6042230 gene encoding uncharacterized protein LOC6042230 — MAPAKKAKKSPPGVFRKPVEPQMSTKVTALQENIRLIAKEVRGPIKTGKPGPKSSKVVPPAETIAEPVKKKQKKDRAPWENPYAREIFFCKTNIREIARQEVIEQRKYTDPAAIEADAKAYRYKLFQAYVETPEFRIRVPLYKLRFESEYYEYRLHLALAMRMRSDEDYQDYKVQLDAAGISESWVCMRKDNLLLQHEDKVLEKVRTGFKHWGSKLVKLPEYLMNAQRNYESKQAGAAAATLPLEPQPQMDPLLDALTNRSNARERIDVKEVYALLAGNPPRSLYRSLRWLVFEDDALNQRFGLQAYASDDDESESETMIGITPLDVSSVADESTHSEGSEFAQMRSEMAMTQPHEMRPVPDVGPFYQSTSEVITALEPTQQVESFALVQVESLVPPVDPLVSSEDALVAPADPLVEARDAIQPDEPVPQQPEASVNAVADIPEGHQSDGSELSLLTPGQQEVISISDDDDDDDQHQQAHRSPKTAPLSKDVKPEECFWADLDNVRRYTNLDEYITNGLKERYKNDQKKIERVLADLDKIVRFYFAENIDHFRRNELPEGVTKLTRRARREREALSQPAGPQVSLQTPAPQAAQTRPAPVPATLPTQTPPTVSTLEPLFNGALVSETQFETPRQPLRTKLRQIAYEESPPLLPATPDTMPMPDSENFQPEAHSTQNTFGGPMIGAAPGTPRPSPQRPTPPRRPPPQVRPSVDSRCSTPGFADENNVTVQDLSPRKRPSPRVKIERDNSGYADDVEEVPMDNRPIVLEDTIDQSQIDGMELIDRGEHAAIPLEMRNRMNGLFREEPQPDVTQLSQTSEKSGDGQRLSMGFRNSQSPRVRSD; from the exons ATGGCGCCGGCAAAAAAGGCGAAGAAATCGCCGCCGGGCGTGTTCAGGAAACCCGTGGAGCCACAGATGAGTACAAAGGTGACCGCATTGCAGGAAAACATCCGGCTGATAGCGAAGGAGGTGCGTGGACCGATAAAAACAGGAAAGCCTGGGCCGAAATCGAGCAAAGTGGTTCCGCCGGCGGAGACCATCGCGGAACCGGTAAAGAAGAAGCAGAAGAAGGACCGTGCGCCGTGGGAGAATCCGTACGCGCGggagatttttttctgtaagaCGAATATTCGCGAGATCGCCCGCCAAGAGGTCATCGAGCAGAGGAAATACACTGACCCGGCCGCGATCGAGGCGGACGCAAAGGCTTACCGGTACAAGCTGTTCCAGGCTTACGTTGAAACGCCAGAGTTCCGCATCCGGGTACCGCTGTACAAGCTCAGGTTCGAGAGTGAGTACTACGAGTACCGGCTGCATCTGGCCCTGGCCATGAGGATGCGCAGCGACGAAGATTACCAGGATTATAAGGTGCAGCTGGATGCCGCCGGAATCAGTGAGAGCTGGGTCTGCATGCGGAAGGACAATTTGCTGTTGCAGCACGAGGATAAGGTGTTGGAGAAGGTTCGAACAGGTTTCAAACATTGGGGCTCGAAGCTGGTGAAGCTGCCGGAGTACCTGATGAACGCCCAGCGCAATTACGAATCCAAGCAAGCAGGGGCGGCAGCAGCGACACTTCCGCTGGAACCACAACCACAAATGGATCCGCTTCTGGACGCGCTGACAAACCGGTCAAACGCCCGCGAACGAATCGATGTCAAAGAGGTTTACGCTTTGCTCGCCGGCAACCCGCCCCGCTCCCTTTATCGATCGCTCCGGTGGCTCGTTTTCGAGGACGACGCGCTTAACCAACGGTTTGGCCTGCAAGCGTATGCGAGCGATGATGACGAATCTGAGAGCGAGACGATGATCGGGATTACGCCGCTGGACGTCAGCTCGGTTGCGGACGAATCGACGCACTCCGAAGGCTCGGAGTTTGCGCAGATGCGGTCAGAGATGGCCATGACGCAGCCCCATGAAATGAGACCGGTTCCGGATGTTGGGCCGTTTTATCAGAGCACGTCAGAGGTCATCACGGCGCTGGAACCGACCCAACAGGTGGAGTCGTTTGCGTTGGTGCAGGTGGAGTCGTTGGTTCCGCCGGTAGATCCGTTGGTTTCGTCGGAGGACGCTTTGGTTGCACCTGCAGATCCGCTGGTGGAAGCACGG GATGCTATCCAACCTGACGAACCGGTGCCACAGCAGCCGGAAGCGTCCGTCAACGCCGTCGCCGATATTCCCGAGGGTCATCAATCTGACGGTTCGGAATTATCCCTGTTGACGCCAGGACAACAGGAAGTAATTTCCatttccgacgacgacgacgacgatgaccagCATCAGCAAGCACACCGCTCTCCAAAGACCGCACCGCTGAGCAAAGATGTGAAGCcggaggagtgcttctgggCCGATCTGGACAACGTGAGACGCTACACGAATCTGGACGAGTACATCACGAATGGCCTGAAGGAGCGTTACAAGAACGACCAGAAAAAAATCGAGCGAGTCTTGGCAGATTTGGACAAAATTGTAAGGTTTTATTTCGCGGAAAATATTGATCACTTCCGGCGAAACGAGCTTCCGGAGGGAGTGACTAAACTGACGCGGCGAGCTCGTCGGGAACGCGAAGCCCTTTCTCAACCCGCTGGACCCCAGGTGTCATTGCAAACTCCGGCTCCGCAAGCAGCACAAACGCGACCTGCTCCAGTACCTGCCACGTTGCCGACGCAGACTCCGCCGACGGTCTCCACGCTTGAACCGCTTTTCAACGGTGCTTTGGTATCGGAGACGCAATTCGAAACGCCGCGGCAACCATTGCGCACCAAACTTCGCCAGATCGCCTACGAGGAAAGTCCGCCGTTGCTGCCAGCGACGCCCGACACGATGCCGATGCCCGATTCGGAAAACTTCCAGCCGGAAGCTCACTCGACGCAGAACACGTTCGGCGGACCGATGATTGGCGCCGCCCCCGGAACGCCGCGGCCGTCACCACAGCGGCCAACCCCACCACGGCGTCCTCCCCCGCAAGTGCGGCCATCCGTTGACAGCCGATGTTCCACGCCCGGATTCGCCGACGAAAATAATGTGACCGTCCAGGATCTCTCGCCTCGGAAGCGGCCCTCTCCGCGGGTTAAAATAGAGCGGGACAATTCCGGTTACGCGGACGATGTCGAGGAAGTGCCCATGGACAACAGGCCCATCGTGCTGGAAGACACCATCGACCAAAGCCAGATCGATGGGATGGAACTCATCGATCGGGGTGAGCATGCCGCCATTCCGCTTGAAATGCGAAATCGCATGAATGGGTTGTTCCGGGAGGAGCCGCAGCCGGACGTAACGCAGCTGTCGCAAACGTCGGAAAAAAGTGGCGACGGCCAGCGGCTGTCGATGGGGTTTCGCAACAG TCAATCGCCCCGTGTCCGTTCAGACTAG